One window of Acipenser ruthenus chromosome 45, fAciRut3.2 maternal haplotype, whole genome shotgun sequence genomic DNA carries:
- the LOC131720900 gene encoding peptidyl-prolyl cis-trans isomerase FKBP11-like yields MENKTVFILLWCTIFLCTAGAQSDGSETHDERVVEELEIESMVKPQQCSETSAVGDTLHIHYTGKLMDGKVIDSSLSRDPLVVVLGKKTVIPGLEQSLLGVCVGEKIKATIPPQLAYGKRGFPPNIPADSVLQFEVEVVSMFKQTSWQKVLNEVLPLVCMGLVPGMLCLIGFYLYSKASAPKVSKKKLKEDKKNKLKRK; encoded by the exons ATGGAgaacaaaactgtttttattttgctctggtgCACAATTTTCTTGTGCACAGCTGGAGCGCAGTCTGATGGAAGCGAAACCCACGACGAGAGAGTCGTGGAAGAGCTGGAaattgaaagcatg GTGAAGCCCCAGCAATGCTCGGAGACCTCTGCTGTTGGGGATACGCTGCACATACATTATACC GGAAAGCTGATGGACGGGAAGGTGATTGACAGCTCACTGTCCCGGGACCCCCTCGTTGTAGTGCTGGGCAAGAAGACTGTTATACCAG GCCTGGAACAGAGCCTTCTGGGAGTCTGCGTTGG GGAGAAGATAAAGGCTACCATTCCTCCTCAGCTGGCCTACGGGAAGCGTGGGTTTCCTCCAAACATCCCAG CTGACTCTGTCCTGCAGTTTGAGGTGGAGGTGGTGTCCATGTTCAAACAGACGTCCTGGCAGAAGGTCCTGAATGAAGTTCTGCCGCTGGTGTGTATGGGTCTGGTGCCGGGCATGCTGTGTTTAATAGGGTTCTACCTCTACTCCAAAGCCAGCGCCCCCAAGGTCTCCAAAAAGAAGTTAAAAGAGGACAAAAagaacaaattaaaaagaaaataa